From one Thermatribacter velox genomic stretch:
- a CDS encoding orotidine 5'-phosphate decarboxylase / HUMPS family protein: protein MKKVLLQVALDFVSFEEAQELCTPIGELADILEVGTPFILKYGLSSLPSLQACLKKPIPIFADLKIADGGFLEAEMAVEYGASLVSVLAGARTETLEEVYRACQEKGAKVVVDTVDLLPSDQEKIQYLLTHPPHYLCLHVPHDVVEKGVAFLDELQELLIFKEYNLSLMVAGGLSPRILPRVLEALSPEVVVVGSAVTRSSAPEETLKLLRRLLDEYEST, encoded by the coding sequence ATGAAGAAAGTGCTCTTGCAGGTTGCTCTGGATTTTGTCTCTTTTGAGGAGGCACAAGAGCTTTGTACTCCCATTGGAGAACTGGCAGACATTCTGGAAGTAGGGACGCCCTTTATCTTAAAATATGGTCTTTCTTCACTACCTTCTTTGCAAGCATGTTTGAAGAAGCCAATTCCCATATTTGCTGACCTGAAAATCGCTGACGGGGGATTTCTGGAAGCGGAAATGGCAGTGGAATACGGTGCTTCTTTAGTTTCGGTTCTTGCTGGTGCAAGGACGGAAACTCTGGAAGAAGTTTACAGAGCCTGCCAGGAAAAAGGAGCCAAAGTAGTTGTAGATACTGTTGATCTTTTGCCTTCTGACCAGGAAAAAATCCAGTACTTGCTCACCCATCCTCCCCATTACCTTTGCCTCCATGTTCCCCATGATGTGGTAGAGAAGGGAGTAGCATTTCTTGATGAATTGCAAGAATTATTGATTTTTAAAGAATACAACCTTTCTCTTATGGTTGCTGGTGGTCTGAGCCCTCGTATTTTGCCTCGGGTTCTCGAGGCGCTTTCTCCTGAAGTGGTGGTGGTTGGCTCTGCGGTGACCAGGAGTTCTGCTCCGGAGGAAACCTTGAAACTTTTGAGGAGGCTGCTCGATGAGTACGAATCTA